From a single Pieris rapae chromosome 17, ilPieRapa1.1, whole genome shotgun sequence genomic region:
- the LOC110992229 gene encoding cytochrome P450 6B5-like, whose product MLYILLIAVILYFYYMRKFQYFSQRNIKHESPVPIFGNHTKVCFGRRTNIETACYLYKKYSDEKYVGYYRGTNPEIIVRDPDLVKYILNENFLVFPNRGVKRDAKIEPLMLNMLSEEGDAWKLLRTNLSPAFSSSRIKSMFPIVVDYAEKFVKIAHDLAVEEKEFDAHIFTARFTIDLIGACGFGIDMNAINNQQSLFIKLRDYMFIKSKWQMLLFGVYDLFPQSLINKIPLVKPQVLDIIMEILDSVRSHRQHDDIQRNDFINILLELGKVGKLTGDSLETDDTGKYKQAEIEFDNNRIAAQLFIYFIAGFETSSTTMSYAMHQLAHHPEIQEEVQKEIDTTLAKHDGRLCYESVSEMLFLEMVVKESLRLFPPAGLTTRASPKDCTLPGVNGTIKTGTRITIPIHALHMDETYFDNPEEFDPKRFSNESSQPRHKYAYIPFGEGPRKCIGARFGTLNTMVGLAAVLHKYNIKPSQSTRKNIRPNRAAYLIQFIDGGLPLKLTMRE is encoded by the exons ATGTTATACATCCTTCTAATTGCtgttatattgtatttctattacatgagaaaatttcaatatttctcTCAAAGGAACATTAAACATGAATCCCCTGTACCAATTTTTGGAAATCATACAAAAGTCTGTTTTGGAAGGAGAACTAATATTGAGACTGCatgctatttatataaaaaatattctgacGAAAAATATGTGGGATATTACAGAGGGACGAATCCAGAAATCATCGTTCGTGATCCTGATttagtgaaatatattttaaacgaaaatTTCTTAGTGTTTCCTAATCGAGGAGTTAAACGTGATGCAAAAATTGAGCCTCTAATGTTAAATATGCTCTCAGAAGAAGGTGATGCATGGAAGTTACTAAGAACCAATCTCTCGCCAGCATTTTCAAGCAGTAGAATAAAAAGTATGTTTCCTATTGTAGTAGACTATGCAGaaaaatttgtgaaaataGCTCACGATTTAGCCgtagaagaaaaagaatttgATGCACATATTTTTACTGCACGCTTCACAATAGATTTGATTGGTGCTTGTGGATTCGGCATTGACATGAACGCAATTAATAATCAGCAGtccctttttattaaattacgtgactatatgtttataaaatctaaatggCAAATGCTTCTTTTTGGAGTATATGATCTATTTCCTCAATCCCTTATTAATAAGATTCCTTTAGTAAAACCGCAAGTTCTCGATATAATAATGGAAATTTTAGATAGCGTACGTAGTCACCGACAACATGATGATATTCAGCGAAAcgattttatcaatattttactcGAATTGGGTAAGGTGGGCAAATTAACTGGCGATTCTTTAGAAACTGATGATACTGGCAAATATAAACAGGCTGAAATTGAATTTGACAATAACCGAATAGCTGCccaactatttatatattttatagctgGTTTTGAAACTTCTTCAACAACAATGAGTTATGCCATGCATCAACTGGCTCACCATCCTGAAATACAAGAGGAAGTTCAAAAAGAAATTGATACAACACTGGCTAAGCACGATGGTAGACTTTGCTATGAATCAGTATCAGAAATGCTTTTCCTAGAAATGGTGGTAAAAGAATCACTAAGGTTATTTCCACCAGCCGGTTTAACGACAAGGGCTTCGCCCAAAGATTGTACCCTACCAGGAGTaaatggaacaataaaaacagGAACAAGAATAACAATTCCAATACATGCACTTCACATGGACGAAACGTACTTTGATAATCCAGAGGAGTTTGATCCAAAGCGATTTTCTAACGAATCTTCGCAACCAAGACACAAATACGCATATATTCCGTTTGGAGAGGGACCAAGGAAATGTATAG GGGCTCGTTTTGGAACATTAAATACAATGGTAGGACTGGCAGCAGTTCttcataaatacaatataaaaccttCACAGTCAACTCGGAAAAATATCCGCCCAAATCGAGCAGCTTATCTTATTCAATTCATAGATGGCGGTCTACCCTTAAAACTTACCATGAGAGAATAG